A window of Corallococcus macrosporus DSM 14697 contains these coding sequences:
- a CDS encoding MlaD family protein, whose protein sequence is MKKLVTPFRVGLLVIAAGAFFVTFVLFARKGGLSDSESTRVWAYFRDASGLAVRGRVQIAGIPVGEIDGISLEGTRAKVWLKIRDDVDLREDAVVTKRSESLLGDYLLDLNPGTEGAPSLETGGQIRRVIDTQGMEAVFESLSQITADIQEVTGALREVLGGERGAGSLQRIVENLVRLSDSVDATVRRNADRLDTIVGNVEAISQDVRGITQGNQAEITRIIDNIEFITRDVRQVLGSVKNIVGTGEGDVKETVASLKDTLKKLDGALGNIEEITRKVKEGEGAAGVLLADESVGRELRETVQDVSRFASRLTDLQAEIGIQSTYLAAQGNSKNTFSVRLIPKPDKFYLLELVDDPRGTVTTEVLQTNPPSEGDPVVQTRKVTRESLKVSAQFAKRWYFTTLRVGLIESTGGVGADLHFFNDALRFQVDAFNFADDELRYPRLRASLRAQPIDHLYLIAGMDDMLNAQQRDLATRRLVAGRDFFVGGGLFFTDDDLKAILTLTGIPAP, encoded by the coding sequence GTGAAGAAGCTCGTCACGCCCTTCCGTGTGGGCCTGCTGGTCATCGCGGCGGGGGCTTTTTTCGTCACCTTCGTCCTGTTCGCTCGCAAAGGCGGTTTGAGCGACAGCGAATCCACGAGGGTGTGGGCCTATTTCCGGGACGCGTCCGGCCTGGCCGTGCGTGGCCGCGTGCAGATCGCCGGCATCCCGGTGGGTGAGATTGACGGCATCTCGCTCGAGGGCACCCGGGCGAAGGTGTGGCTCAAGATTCGCGACGACGTGGACCTGCGCGAGGACGCCGTCGTCACCAAGCGCTCCGAGTCGCTGCTGGGCGACTACCTGCTGGACCTCAACCCCGGCACGGAGGGCGCCCCCAGCCTGGAGACGGGCGGGCAGATCCGGCGCGTCATCGACACGCAGGGCATGGAGGCCGTCTTCGAGTCGCTGTCGCAGATCACCGCCGACATCCAGGAGGTGACGGGCGCGCTGCGCGAGGTCCTCGGCGGCGAGCGCGGCGCGGGCTCGCTCCAGCGCATCGTGGAGAACCTGGTCCGGCTGTCGGACTCCGTGGACGCCACGGTGCGGCGCAACGCGGACCGCCTGGACACCATCGTCGGCAACGTGGAGGCCATCTCCCAGGACGTGCGGGGCATCACCCAGGGGAACCAGGCGGAGATCACCCGCATCATCGACAACATCGAGTTCATCACCCGCGACGTGCGCCAGGTGCTCGGCAGCGTGAAGAACATCGTGGGGACGGGTGAGGGCGACGTGAAGGAGACCGTCGCCAGCCTCAAGGACACGCTCAAGAAGCTGGACGGCGCCCTGGGCAACATCGAGGAGATCACCCGCAAGGTGAAGGAAGGGGAGGGCGCCGCGGGCGTGCTGCTGGCCGACGAGTCCGTGGGCCGCGAGCTGCGTGAGACGGTGCAGGACGTGTCCCGCTTCGCCTCGCGCCTGACGGACCTCCAGGCGGAGATCGGCATCCAGAGCACGTACCTGGCCGCGCAGGGCAACTCGAAGAACACCTTCTCCGTGCGGCTCATCCCCAAGCCGGACAAGTTTTACCTGCTGGAGCTGGTGGACGACCCGCGCGGCACCGTGACGACCGAGGTGCTGCAGACCAACCCGCCCTCCGAGGGCGACCCGGTGGTGCAGACGCGCAAGGTGACGCGGGAGAGCCTCAAGGTCAGCGCGCAGTTCGCCAAGCGCTGGTACTTCACCACGCTGCGCGTGGGCCTCATCGAGTCCACCGGTGGCGTGGGCGCCGACCTGCACTTCTTCAACGACGCGCTCCGCTTCCAGGTGGACGCGTTCAACTTCGCGGACGATGAGCTGCGTTATCCGCGCCTGCGCGCCAGCCTGCGGGCCCAGCCCATTGACCACCTCTATTTGATCGCGGGCATGGACGACATGCTCAACGCCCAGCAGCGGGACCTGGCGACGCGCCGCCTGGTCGCGGGCCGCGACTTCTTCGTGGGCGGCGGGCTCTTCTTCACGGATGACGACCTGAAGGCCATCCTCACCTTGACAGGCATTCCAGCGCCCTGA
- a CDS encoding PfkB family carbohydrate kinase, which yields MSLLVVGSVALDSVETPFGQKEDILGGSATYFSTSASFFSPARVVAVVGEDFPEGHLNFLRGRGIDLEGLTRETGRTFRWKGRYGYELNEAQTLDTQLNVFQAFSPKLPESYRDTPYVFLGNIHPELQAQVLDQVKAPRLVAADTMNFWIQGSRAALLKTLSRVNLLFVNDSEARQLAGEHNVVKAARAIMGMGPQRVVIKRGEYGALLFEAEHIFACPAFPLAEVFDPTGAGDTFAGGFMGALATSNGVLDQALLRRAMVMGSVMASFTVEKFSLERLREVTRPEIHARFAEFRNLTHFDDLGPLER from the coding sequence ATGTCCCTGCTCGTCGTCGGCTCCGTTGCCCTGGACTCGGTGGAAACCCCCTTCGGCCAGAAGGAGGACATCCTCGGGGGCTCGGCCACCTATTTCTCCACGTCGGCCTCCTTCTTCAGCCCCGCGCGCGTCGTCGCCGTGGTGGGCGAGGACTTCCCCGAAGGGCACCTCAACTTCCTGCGGGGCCGGGGAATCGACCTGGAGGGCCTCACCCGGGAGACGGGCCGCACCTTCCGCTGGAAGGGCCGCTACGGCTACGAGCTGAACGAGGCGCAGACGCTGGACACCCAGCTCAACGTCTTCCAGGCCTTCTCCCCGAAGCTGCCGGAGTCGTACCGCGACACGCCCTACGTCTTCCTGGGCAACATCCACCCGGAGCTGCAGGCGCAGGTGTTGGACCAGGTGAAGGCGCCCAGGCTGGTGGCCGCCGACACCATGAACTTCTGGATCCAGGGCAGCCGGGCGGCGTTGCTCAAGACGCTCTCCCGCGTCAACCTCCTCTTCGTCAACGACTCGGAGGCCCGCCAGCTCGCCGGTGAGCACAACGTGGTGAAGGCCGCGCGCGCCATCATGGGCATGGGCCCGCAGCGCGTGGTCATCAAGCGCGGTGAGTACGGCGCGCTCCTCTTCGAGGCCGAGCACATCTTCGCGTGCCCCGCCTTCCCCCTGGCCGAGGTCTTCGACCCCACCGGCGCGGGCGACACCTTCGCCGGCGGCTTCATGGGCGCCCTGGCCACCTCCAACGGCGTGTTGGACCAGGCGTTGCTGCGCCGCGCCATGGTGATGGGCAGCGTCATGGCCTCCTTCACGGTGGAGAAGTTCAGCCTGGAGCGCCTGCGCGAGGTGACGCGGCCGGAGATCCACGCCCGCTTCGCCGAGTTCCGCAACCTGACCCACTTCGACGACCTGGGCCCCCTGGAGCGCTGA
- a CDS encoding TIGR02266 family protein — protein MTQEGSGLSENRKSTRIPTQLRCWCEGDNVTLYARIANLSEGGLFLRTSTPLARGACAVVKLTPAGHPDIQARATVVWLREAEDRALPAGMGLRFESLDSDTLGRLRQMISQQQQNQVKAGWAG, from the coding sequence GTGACGCAAGAAGGTTCCGGGTTGAGCGAAAACCGAAAGTCCACACGGATTCCCACGCAGCTTCGATGCTGGTGCGAGGGTGACAACGTCACGCTCTATGCGCGGATCGCGAACTTGAGCGAGGGAGGCCTCTTCCTCCGGACGAGCACGCCCCTGGCCCGGGGCGCCTGCGCGGTGGTGAAGCTGACCCCTGCGGGCCACCCGGACATCCAGGCCCGGGCCACGGTGGTGTGGTTGCGGGAAGCGGAGGATCGAGCGCTTCCGGCGGGGATGGGGTTGCGTTTCGAGTCCCTGGACAGCGATACCCTGGGACGGCTTCGCCAGATGATTTCGCAGCAGCAGCAGAACCAGGTGAAGGCCGGCTGGGCGGGTTGA
- a CDS encoding metallophosphoesterase family protein: protein MRIAVISDIHSNIEALTEVLRAAEHQKVDRFVSLGDIVGYGASPNPCCELVRSVAEVTLLGNHDAAVAGRMDYSYYYDAARHALDWSANVLTDENMAWLRSLPYTYRIGDVGFCHGSPIDPKAYEYIFALEQARELTPYVAELPEVTFIGHSHLCRAFAIGNGEVNDVVAQKFGIRRGYKYIISVGSVGQPRDYDNRACFVICDTDARTVEYIRVEYDIETSAQKIFDADLALNFGKRLFLGV, encoded by the coding sequence ATGCGCATCGCCGTCATCTCCGACATCCACTCCAACATCGAGGCGCTCACCGAGGTGCTCCGGGCCGCCGAGCACCAGAAGGTGGACCGGTTCGTCTCGCTGGGGGACATCGTCGGTTACGGCGCGTCACCCAACCCCTGCTGTGAGCTGGTCCGCTCGGTGGCGGAGGTGACGCTCCTGGGCAACCACGACGCCGCGGTGGCGGGGCGGATGGACTATTCGTACTACTACGACGCCGCCCGGCACGCGCTGGACTGGTCCGCCAACGTCCTCACCGACGAGAACATGGCCTGGCTGCGGAGCCTCCCGTACACGTACCGGATTGGCGACGTGGGCTTCTGCCATGGGTCGCCCATCGACCCGAAGGCGTACGAGTACATCTTCGCGCTGGAGCAGGCCCGGGAGCTGACGCCCTACGTGGCGGAGCTGCCGGAGGTGACCTTCATCGGCCACAGCCACCTGTGCCGCGCCTTCGCCATTGGCAATGGCGAGGTGAACGACGTGGTGGCGCAGAAGTTCGGCATCCGCCGGGGCTACAAGTACATCATCTCCGTGGGCAGCGTGGGCCAGCCGCGCGACTACGACAACCGGGCCTGCTTCGTCATCTGCGACACGGACGCGCGCACGGTGGAGTACATCCGCGTCGAGTACGACATCGAGACGTCGGCGCAGAAGATCTTCGACGCGGACCTGGCGCTCAACTTCGGCAAGCGCCTGTTCCTGGGCGTTTGA
- the asd gene encoding archaetidylserine decarboxylase (Phosphatidylserine decarboxylase is synthesized as a single chain precursor. Generation of the pyruvoyl active site from a Ser is coupled to cleavage of a Gly-Ser bond between the larger (beta) and smaller (alpha chains). It is an integral membrane protein.), producing MNDQTFMKLMQVLPKSALSTVVGMATRLPVPAPVHQAAMRAFAKAYDVDMEEAEHSFDHYPTFAQFFTRGLKPGLRPVDAGEKVVVSPVDGRVSQVGYSDQGRCLQAKGIEYTVDELLRDAEAARPFHGGAWTTIYLSPRDYHRIHAPLGGTITGYAYIPGEFWPVNPASVKNKQALFCVNERLVTYLDTVAGKCAVVKVGATCVSRIKAAYDEVTTHTGQPGKVHRYDAAKTVEKGGELGRFEMGSTVILLFEPKRVIWDDSLQEEAVVRLGKRIGVIA from the coding sequence ATGAACGACCAGACTTTCATGAAGTTGATGCAGGTGTTGCCCAAGTCCGCGCTCTCCACCGTGGTGGGGATGGCCACGCGCCTGCCCGTGCCCGCGCCGGTGCACCAGGCCGCGATGCGCGCCTTCGCCAAGGCCTACGACGTGGACATGGAGGAGGCCGAGCACTCCTTCGACCACTACCCGACCTTCGCCCAGTTCTTCACCCGTGGCCTCAAGCCCGGCCTGCGTCCGGTGGACGCGGGCGAGAAGGTGGTGGTGTCCCCGGTGGACGGCCGCGTGTCCCAGGTGGGCTACTCCGACCAGGGCCGCTGCCTGCAGGCCAAGGGCATCGAGTACACGGTGGACGAGCTGCTGAGGGACGCCGAGGCGGCCAGGCCCTTCCACGGTGGCGCCTGGACGACCATCTACCTGTCGCCGCGTGACTACCACCGCATCCACGCGCCGCTGGGCGGGACGATTACGGGCTACGCGTACATCCCCGGTGAGTTCTGGCCGGTGAACCCCGCGTCGGTGAAGAACAAGCAGGCCCTGTTCTGCGTCAACGAGCGGCTGGTGACATACCTGGACACCGTGGCGGGCAAGTGCGCCGTGGTGAAGGTGGGCGCCACCTGCGTGTCGCGCATCAAGGCGGCCTATGACGAGGTGACGACGCACACCGGGCAGCCCGGCAAGGTGCACCGCTACGACGCGGCCAAAACGGTGGAGAAGGGCGGCGAGCTGGGCCGCTTCGAGATGGGCTCCACCGTCATCCTGCTGTTCGAGCCCAAGCGGGTCATCTGGGATGACAGCCTCCAGGAAGAGGCCGTGGTGCGGCTGGGCAAGCGAATCGGAGTCATCGCGTGA
- the hisS gene encoding histidine--tRNA ligase, whose product MNDLLPGEIEIWQHVEGVTRELFGRFGYGEVRTPMVENTALFVRSVGEETDIVGKEMYTFNDKADRSLSLRPEGTAPAARAYIEHSIATQEPLTRWFYMGPMFRYERMQTGRYRQFYQIGAEAYGAKEAAQDVEMMDMVVQFLERLGLKDITLNVNSLGDEACRPEYHAKLVAYLQAHREELCGDCQKRMENNPLRVLDCKNEKCQGIAAAGPNVLETLCEPCRAHFDDVQRKLTALGIRHVVNPRMVRGLDYYTRTVFEFIAAHPVLGTGSTVGGGGRYDKLVKSLGGPDTPAVGFACGLDRLVLLLKESGQQFAVRPDVFVAVADPGSHDAGLGLASRLRREGLRVEFDTRGGSLKSQMKRADKSSADFTLVLGEAERTSGQAKLKPMAGGEPIPVSLDEVAQTVRARKAAAS is encoded by the coding sequence ATGAATGATCTCCTCCCGGGGGAGATCGAGATCTGGCAGCACGTGGAGGGCGTGACGCGCGAGCTGTTCGGCCGCTTCGGCTACGGCGAGGTCCGCACGCCCATGGTGGAGAACACCGCGCTGTTCGTGCGCAGCGTGGGCGAGGAGACGGACATCGTCGGGAAGGAGATGTACACCTTCAACGACAAGGCGGACCGCAGCCTGTCCCTGCGCCCGGAGGGCACCGCGCCCGCCGCGCGCGCGTACATCGAGCACTCCATCGCCACCCAGGAGCCGCTCACCCGCTGGTTCTACATGGGGCCCATGTTCCGCTACGAGCGGATGCAGACGGGCCGCTACCGCCAGTTCTATCAAATCGGCGCGGAGGCCTACGGCGCGAAGGAGGCCGCCCAGGACGTCGAGATGATGGACATGGTGGTGCAGTTCCTGGAGCGGCTGGGGCTCAAGGACATCACCCTGAACGTCAACTCGCTGGGAGACGAGGCCTGCCGGCCCGAGTACCACGCGAAGCTGGTGGCCTACCTCCAGGCCCACCGCGAGGAGCTGTGCGGGGACTGCCAGAAGCGCATGGAGAACAACCCCCTGCGCGTCCTGGACTGCAAGAACGAGAAGTGCCAGGGCATCGCCGCGGCGGGCCCCAACGTCCTGGAGACCCTGTGCGAGCCCTGCCGCGCGCACTTCGACGACGTGCAGCGGAAGCTGACGGCGCTGGGCATCCGGCACGTGGTGAATCCGCGCATGGTGCGCGGGCTGGACTACTACACGCGCACCGTCTTCGAGTTCATCGCCGCGCACCCCGTCCTGGGCACCGGCAGCACCGTGGGCGGCGGTGGCCGCTACGACAAGCTGGTGAAGAGCCTGGGCGGGCCGGACACGCCCGCGGTGGGCTTCGCCTGTGGGCTGGACCGGCTGGTGCTGCTGCTCAAGGAGAGCGGGCAGCAGTTCGCCGTCCGTCCGGACGTCTTCGTCGCGGTGGCGGATCCGGGCTCGCATGACGCCGGCCTGGGGCTGGCCAGCCGGCTGCGCCGCGAGGGCCTCCGCGTGGAGTTCGACACCCGCGGCGGCAGCCTCAAGAGCCAGATGAAGCGCGCGGACAAGAGCAGCGCGGACTTCACCCTGGTGCTGGGCGAGGCCGAGCGCACCAGCGGCCAGGCGAAGCTGAAGCCCATGGCCGGAGGGGAGCCCATCCCCGTGTCATTGGACGAGGTCGCGCAGACCGTGCGGGCCCGGAAGGCCGCTGCCTCCTAG
- a CDS encoding S24 family peptidase, producing the protein MPPNTSVQAVPPDLRWIPVQGDSMWPSLRSGDHAGVEPLEGMPRPGDVLLARFDHALVLHRLRRWEPGAVALRGDNAAHEDPPLPASRVLGRVRRIRRGGVVLESGWDVGPRWLGRLRVAVKWRLAALLGRRGGR; encoded by the coding sequence ATGCCGCCCAATACTTCCGTCCAGGCTGTGCCTCCGGACCTGCGCTGGATCCCCGTCCAGGGGGACAGCATGTGGCCTTCCTTGCGCTCGGGCGACCACGCGGGGGTGGAGCCGCTGGAGGGAATGCCACGGCCCGGTGACGTCCTGCTGGCCCGCTTCGATCACGCCCTGGTGCTGCACCGGCTGCGGCGGTGGGAGCCCGGCGCGGTGGCGCTGCGCGGGGACAACGCGGCCCACGAGGATCCGCCGCTGCCCGCGTCGCGCGTGCTGGGACGCGTGCGCCGGATCCGCCGCGGGGGTGTGGTCCTGGAGTCGGGCTGGGACGTGGGCCCCCGGTGGCTGGGGCGGCTGCGGGTGGCCGTGAAGTGGCGCCTGGCCGCGCTGCTGGGCCGGCGAGGTGGACGATGA
- a CDS encoding PqqD family protein has translation MSPPFAADHAPRWREGVSGQPFGADYIILDAEGRTLRGLNGTAIEIWKLCDGTRTARALVEQVAQRRGWDVEQVLTDTLKFLTDLARLGLIDELEEAR, from the coding sequence ATGAGCCCGCCTTTCGCCGCGGACCATGCGCCGCGCTGGCGCGAGGGCGTCTCCGGGCAGCCCTTCGGGGCGGACTACATCATCCTGGACGCCGAGGGCCGCACCCTGCGCGGGCTCAACGGGACGGCGATTGAAATCTGGAAGTTGTGTGACGGGACGCGCACCGCGCGGGCCCTGGTGGAGCAGGTGGCTCAGCGCCGCGGCTGGGACGTGGAGCAGGTGCTGACGGACACGCTCAAGTTCCTCACGGACCTGGCGCGGCTTGGGCTCATCGACGAGCTCGAGGAGGCACGGTGA
- a CDS encoding PQQ-binding-like beta-propeller repeat protein, with translation MRPFSAPLVAAALLVPSLGWAQSLFPTSVLTTQPQGGDTRARVVMDEASELTVDVRNDTFSWSPWFRRINEVWFELPSGYIPLASIPPPGWTVDYIASERWIIFYNQDPCNGSGDYGLGQNDTARFILRVVPPTSNSDQNTERFVSGQTQARDTCMGGDFSTSVTGSSASWIRSGLYTQVDVRPRVMGVGGDVDARMVVENRAGANQNNTTIEGPSTGAGAVTFQVVDTEPASFRRNIRRGEAGVYSALARTGSAGTLVAQVRGVSGNGNTVSPVVDTQMVNVGALPVAVDVDTEDAFNNETVRVRLTVTNPSSTDTFLDVTPRAPVFEGSAAASLVSGPGPVSVPRLDPGASAHFVWTYQVSGSQFADYRFRGQVDATRNGASVTSSLVESNRGRIVQHRVRTNISAVAANSTNRSIIYTIQNRGPMPLHEVTLLRPALNYFDIAGAMGTPTGWRLAANNTRGLTWESTNATGIPVNGERSFTVVYSDFGAGASLSGPTTFRHRFHLIDDYGGPQIRVETPVTLVQGTVPEVNRLTAVARDGRVTLTWDNPTVHGGVLVLRSEEAPPNLAPTQGLTYGVGAALGNAQVVYADDVGATTTFTDTAVSNGTTYYYRVFNSDDVRWYSPGNQPTSEGLVATPQARLAGAPLWCYSVGLSALQQPITELGTGIFSAYNDSVVANLTQVTNPAQDGAERWRPRPLSGLIGSRFPVVPLHGLSGQYILVGDQGGVASALHAATGQVLWRWDNGGQPIGTIQSFPVTQLYDYANAAYRAAHPNRDLVFFATRLADASRNRVVALNAATGALVWTYQPGDLGMVAGGMVVDYTQNRLFVATRAHAGSPNTLRVLDSLTGQQVGALPVGDVELSLVRNAYSNLILVTDSDGLVHGVDGATAQLAWSLPVTTRPAPNTPAFTSFVRPQGTGFVASLAAGQVALYDVSGPAQSPPVLRWSTPIESPSGTFSFNRNGVARLYVGSSDGQVHQLELLDGTDSAQVSIGGAQRIGTPTIDHTVSRLHVGSEDGRICAFPVPFQ, from the coding sequence ATGCGTCCCTTTTCCGCGCCCCTCGTCGCCGCCGCGCTCCTGGTGCCCTCGCTGGGGTGGGCGCAGTCGCTGTTCCCGACCTCCGTCCTGACCACGCAGCCGCAGGGTGGGGACACCCGCGCGCGGGTGGTGATGGACGAGGCCTCCGAGCTGACCGTCGACGTGCGCAACGACACCTTCAGTTGGTCGCCGTGGTTCCGGCGCATCAACGAGGTGTGGTTCGAGCTGCCCTCGGGCTACATCCCGCTCGCGTCCATCCCGCCGCCGGGGTGGACGGTGGACTACATCGCCAGCGAGCGATGGATCATCTTCTACAACCAGGACCCCTGCAACGGGAGTGGGGACTACGGCCTGGGGCAGAACGACACGGCGCGCTTCATCCTCCGCGTGGTGCCGCCGACGTCGAACAGCGACCAGAACACCGAGCGCTTCGTGTCGGGGCAGACGCAGGCGCGCGACACCTGCATGGGTGGTGACTTCTCCACGTCGGTGACGGGGTCGAGCGCGAGCTGGATCCGCTCCGGCCTCTACACCCAGGTGGACGTGCGGCCCCGGGTGATGGGGGTGGGCGGCGACGTCGATGCCCGGATGGTGGTGGAGAACCGCGCCGGCGCGAACCAGAACAACACGACGATTGAAGGGCCCTCCACGGGCGCGGGCGCCGTCACCTTTCAGGTGGTGGACACCGAGCCTGCGTCGTTCAGGCGCAACATCCGCCGCGGCGAGGCGGGCGTCTATTCCGCGCTGGCGCGGACGGGCTCGGCTGGGACGCTGGTGGCCCAGGTGCGGGGCGTCAGCGGGAACGGGAACACCGTGTCGCCCGTCGTGGACACGCAGATGGTCAACGTGGGCGCGCTGCCCGTGGCCGTGGACGTGGACACCGAGGACGCGTTCAACAACGAGACGGTGCGCGTGCGCCTCACCGTGACGAACCCGTCGTCGACGGACACGTTCCTGGACGTGACGCCGCGCGCGCCCGTGTTCGAGGGCTCGGCGGCCGCGTCGCTGGTGTCGGGGCCCGGGCCCGTGAGCGTTCCCCGGTTGGATCCGGGCGCCTCCGCGCACTTCGTGTGGACGTACCAGGTGTCGGGGTCGCAGTTCGCGGACTACCGGTTCCGGGGGCAGGTGGATGCCACGCGCAACGGCGCGTCGGTGACGTCGAGCCTGGTGGAGTCGAACCGGGGGCGCATCGTGCAGCACCGCGTGCGCACGAACATCAGCGCGGTGGCCGCCAACTCCACGAACCGCTCCATCATCTACACCATCCAGAACCGGGGCCCCATGCCGCTGCATGAGGTGACGCTGCTGCGGCCCGCGCTCAACTACTTCGACATCGCGGGCGCGATGGGGACGCCCACCGGCTGGCGCCTGGCGGCCAACAACACCCGGGGCCTCACCTGGGAGTCCACGAACGCCACCGGCATCCCGGTCAACGGCGAGCGCTCCTTCACGGTGGTGTACTCCGACTTCGGGGCGGGGGCGTCGCTGTCCGGGCCCACCACGTTCCGGCACCGCTTCCACCTCATCGACGACTACGGCGGACCGCAGATTCGCGTCGAAACCCCCGTGACGCTGGTGCAGGGCACCGTGCCCGAGGTGAACCGCCTCACGGCCGTGGCCCGCGACGGCCGCGTGACGCTGACGTGGGACAACCCGACGGTGCACGGGGGCGTGCTGGTGCTCCGCTCGGAGGAGGCGCCGCCGAACCTCGCCCCCACGCAGGGGTTGACCTACGGCGTGGGCGCGGCCCTGGGCAATGCCCAGGTGGTGTACGCGGACGACGTTGGCGCCACCACGACGTTCACCGACACGGCCGTCTCCAACGGCACCACGTACTACTACCGCGTCTTCAATTCGGATGACGTGCGTTGGTACTCGCCGGGCAACCAGCCCACGTCGGAGGGCCTGGTGGCCACGCCCCAGGCCCGCCTGGCCGGGGCGCCGCTGTGGTGCTACTCCGTGGGCCTGAGCGCCCTGCAGCAGCCCATCACCGAGCTGGGCACGGGCATCTTCAGCGCCTACAACGACTCCGTCGTCGCCAACCTCACCCAGGTCACCAACCCCGCGCAGGACGGCGCCGAGCGCTGGCGGCCGCGCCCCCTGTCGGGCCTCATCGGCAGCCGCTTCCCGGTGGTGCCGCTGCACGGCCTGTCCGGGCAGTACATCCTCGTGGGTGACCAGGGTGGGGTGGCCAGCGCGCTCCACGCCGCCACCGGCCAGGTGCTGTGGCGCTGGGACAACGGCGGCCAGCCCATTGGCACCATCCAGTCGTTCCCCGTCACGCAGCTCTACGACTACGCGAACGCGGCGTACCGCGCCGCGCACCCCAACCGGGACCTCGTCTTCTTCGCCACGCGGCTGGCGGACGCGTCGCGCAACCGGGTGGTGGCCCTGAATGCCGCCACCGGCGCGCTGGTGTGGACCTACCAGCCCGGCGACCTGGGCATGGTCGCCGGCGGCATGGTGGTGGACTACACCCAGAACCGGCTCTTCGTGGCGACGCGCGCGCACGCGGGCTCGCCGAACACGCTGCGCGTGCTGGACTCGCTCACGGGCCAGCAGGTGGGCGCGCTCCCGGTGGGCGACGTCGAGCTGAGCCTGGTGCGCAACGCGTACAGCAACCTCATCCTGGTGACGGACAGTGACGGCCTGGTCCACGGCGTTGACGGGGCCACGGCGCAGCTCGCCTGGAGCCTGCCCGTCACCACGCGCCCGGCGCCCAATACGCCCGCCTTCACCAGCTTCGTGCGGCCCCAGGGCACGGGCTTCGTGGCCAGCCTCGCGGCCGGGCAGGTGGCGCTGTACGACGTGAGCGGCCCGGCCCAGTCGCCGCCGGTGCTGCGGTGGAGCACGCCGATTGAGTCTCCCTCCGGGACCTTCTCCTTCAATCGGAATGGGGTGGCGCGCCTCTACGTTGGCAGCTCCGACGGGCAGGTCCATCAGTTGGAGCTGCTGGATGGCACCGACTCCGCCCAGGTCTCGATTGGCGGCGCTCAGCGAATCGGGACGCCCACCATCGACCACACCGTGAGCCGCCTCCACGTGGGCTCGGAAGACGGCCGCATCTGCGCCTTCCCCGTTCCCTTCCAGTGA
- the miaA gene encoding tRNA (adenosine(37)-N6)-dimethylallyltransferase MiaA encodes MGEGGAGRPPLTVIAGPTASGKTALAIALARRAGGEIVSADSQQVYRHFDIGTAKPSAEELAAVPHHLVSAVDPLEPFSAVEYQRRADAAIADISARGRPVFVVGGTGLYLRVLLHGVLEAPGALPELRAELESLAASEGREAVHRKLAEVDPETAAKLPPQDLLRVIRALEIHAQTGVPASVFRKAHAFAPDRYPFRLQVLSPPRDLLYRLINTRTRALFERGLVEETRALLERGYADAAPMRSVGYVQARAVVEGRMTRDEALHDTAQETRRYAKRQLTWFRKEPGAVFLAPPYEDALRGADGTP; translated from the coding sequence ATGGGTGAGGGTGGAGCAGGGCGGCCTCCGTTGACGGTGATTGCCGGCCCCACGGCGTCGGGGAAGACGGCGCTGGCCATCGCGCTGGCCCGGCGGGCCGGCGGTGAGATTGTCAGCGCGGACTCGCAGCAGGTGTACCGGCACTTCGACATCGGCACGGCGAAGCCCTCCGCGGAGGAGCTGGCCGCGGTGCCCCATCACCTGGTGTCCGCCGTGGACCCGCTGGAGCCGTTCTCCGCCGTCGAGTACCAGCGGCGCGCCGACGCCGCCATCGCGGACATCTCCGCGCGGGGCCGGCCCGTCTTCGTCGTCGGGGGCACGGGCCTGTACCTGCGCGTGCTGCTCCACGGCGTGCTCGAGGCCCCCGGCGCGCTGCCGGAGCTGCGGGCGGAGCTGGAGTCGCTCGCCGCCAGCGAGGGGCGCGAGGCCGTGCACCGGAAGCTGGCGGAGGTGGACCCGGAGACGGCGGCGAAGCTGCCCCCGCAGGACCTGCTCCGCGTCATCCGCGCGCTGGAGATTCACGCGCAGACGGGCGTGCCCGCCTCGGTGTTCCGGAAGGCCCATGCCTTCGCGCCGGACCGCTATCCCTTCCGGCTCCAGGTGCTGTCACCGCCGCGAGACCTGCTGTACCGGCTCATCAACACGCGCACGCGGGCGCTGTTCGAGCGCGGGCTCGTCGAGGAGACCCGGGCGCTGCTGGAGCGCGGCTACGCGGACGCGGCGCCCATGCGCAGCGTGGGCTACGTGCAGGCGCGCGCCGTCGTCGAAGGCCGGATGACGCGCGACGAGGCCCTCCACGACACCGCGCAGGAGACGCGCCGCTACGCCAAGCGTCAGTTGACGTGGTTCCGCAAGGAGCCGGGCGCCGTCTTCCTGGCCCCTCCGTACGAGGACGCGCTCCGCGGCGCGGACGGCACGCCCTGA